The Chryseobacterium indicum genome contains a region encoding:
- a CDS encoding recombinase family protein translates to MLPNKNEEKVNVLLYTRVSSDEQALGFSLNHQKEALEKYCAIKGYNVLKCFIEDHSAKNFERPEWKKVLAYVKANKKNIDSILITRWDRFSRSTELAYTVIREFKQWGIEINAIEQPLDLTQPDSKVMLGIYLILPEVENDKISIRTREGLRRAMKEGCCVGSVPFGYVRMRNEQGKATITPHPELSLLVKKAFAEYAKGIYSSEDIRKKYYKKGLKVTKNGFLHMLKNVAYIGKIYIPAWKKEDEQTVEAIHDAIIDSATFSKVQKLLEGKYRKPKRTNDTIVEQLPLRGFLQCPDCGRILTGSASKGRNAVNSYWYYHCQPPCKARFKISEVHELFNKLLDELSIKEEEVAQYYKKILAETFKEEGGSREVQTQSLKRELGKLQTRLESVEQKFFDDIIDVRTYNEMKNKTDIQIGEIKMELEELKTKGKDFEAHLKKGASFLSGVNTVYGNAPIHLKREIIQSIFTEKLIYTPKYFETSVLDEIVSLILTQKKKLKFLKVKY, encoded by the coding sequence ATGTTACCAAATAAAAATGAAGAAAAAGTGAATGTTTTATTATATACACGAGTAAGTTCCGATGAACAGGCACTCGGATTTTCGTTGAATCATCAAAAAGAAGCATTAGAAAAGTATTGTGCCATAAAAGGATATAATGTGCTTAAATGCTTTATAGAAGATCACTCTGCTAAAAATTTTGAACGCCCGGAATGGAAAAAAGTTTTAGCCTATGTTAAAGCCAATAAAAAAAATATAGATTCTATTCTTATAACCCGTTGGGATCGATTTAGCAGAAGCACAGAACTAGCTTATACTGTGATTCGGGAATTTAAACAATGGGGTATAGAAATCAATGCCATTGAACAACCATTAGACTTAACTCAGCCCGATTCTAAGGTTATGCTTGGTATTTATCTCATTCTTCCAGAGGTGGAAAATGATAAAATTTCAATCCGTACACGGGAAGGTCTCCGCCGTGCCATGAAAGAAGGCTGCTGTGTCGGAAGCGTTCCTTTCGGATATGTAAGAATGCGGAATGAACAAGGAAAAGCAACCATCACTCCCCATCCTGAATTATCCCTATTGGTTAAAAAAGCATTTGCTGAATACGCCAAAGGCATTTATTCCAGTGAGGATATCAGAAAAAAATATTATAAAAAAGGATTGAAGGTCACTAAAAACGGTTTTCTGCACATGCTTAAAAACGTAGCGTATATTGGAAAGATTTATATTCCAGCTTGGAAGAAAGAAGACGAGCAGACGGTAGAGGCGATTCACGATGCTATTATAGACTCTGCTACCTTTTCAAAAGTACAAAAGCTCCTCGAAGGAAAATACAGAAAACCGAAACGTACCAACGATACCATTGTAGAGCAACTTCCCTTACGTGGATTTCTACAATGTCCTGATTGTGGCAGGATTCTTACAGGAAGTGCCTCCAAAGGCAGAAACGCTGTAAACAGCTATTGGTATTATCATTGCCAGCCCCCTTGCAAAGCTCGTTTTAAGATTAGTGAAGTTCACGAATTGTTTAATAAACTGCTGGATGAATTATCTATAAAGGAAGAAGAAGTCGCCCAATATTACAAAAAGATTTTAGCAGAAACATTCAAAGAAGAAGGCGGATCAAGGGAAGTACAAACCCAATCGCTTAAAAGGGAACTGGGAAAACTGCAAACCCGACTTGAATCTGTCGAACAGAAATTCTTTGACGACATTATAGATGTAAGAACTTATAACGAAATGAAAAATAAGACCGATATTCAGATAGGAGAGATTAAGATGGAGTTGGAAGAACTAAAAACGAAAGGGAAGGACTTTGAAGCCCATTTGAAAAAGGGAGCTTCATTTTTATCTGGAGTCAATACGGTGTACGGCAATGCCCCTATCCATCTCAAACGAGAAATTATCCAGTCAATATTTACCGAAAAACTAATCTACACTCCAAAATATTTTGAAACTTCTGTTTTAGATGAAATTGTGAGTCTTATTCTTACACAAAAGAAAAAACTGAAGTTTTTGAAGGTGAAATATTGA
- a CDS encoding RICIN domain-containing protein — protein sequence MKIFCFILFLSLMTNGQTYTYRIKSAYNDKYLNLENENREIRCTTIKPDWASAIWYLTVYKGFWIVKNYHTGYYLFLNEKQQLECKLGTPSDMAVWSTPMIEKGSKDMRIQSVYNKNLYINLENKEQKLQCTEIKNDWVSARWIFEPVTLVSPNLPVKNNKVDCSGNMTINFNNMTSQSLFFYYWYAEDLQNGNTYIECDVRKFWNVLVPGKNEFTMPKNKSLIYRVYKIKENNCFLDYLKAGGTIYNNCNTNYTIENIW from the coding sequence ATGAAAATATTTTGTTTTATTTTGTTTTTATCACTAATGACAAATGGGCAAACTTACACATACAGAATCAAAAGTGCCTACAATGACAAGTACCTCAATCTGGAAAATGAAAATAGAGAAATTAGGTGTACAACTATCAAACCTGATTGGGCAAGTGCTATTTGGTATTTGACAGTATATAAGGGATTTTGGATAGTAAAAAATTATCATACGGGGTATTATCTTTTTTTAAACGAAAAGCAACAACTTGAATGTAAATTAGGAACACCAAGTGATATGGCTGTATGGAGTACACCTATGATTGAAAAAGGATCAAAAGATATGCGAATACAAAGTGTTTATAATAAGAATTTGTATATAAATCTTGAAAACAAGGAACAAAAATTACAATGCACAGAAATAAAAAATGATTGGGTAAGTGCAAGATGGATTTTTGAACCTGTTACTTTAGTATCACCCAATCTGCCTGTAAAAAACAATAAAGTTGATTGTAGTGGCAATATGACCATAAACTTCAACAATATGACTTCTCAATCATTATTTTTTTACTACTGGTATGCGGAGGATCTCCAAAATGGTAATACTTATATTGAATGTGATGTGAGAAAATTTTGGAATGTACTTGTTCCTGGAAAAAATGAATTTACAATGCCTAAAAATAAATCTCTCATTTATCGAGTCTATAAAATTAAAGAAAATAACTGTTTCTTAGATTATTTGAAAGCAGGAGGAACCATATATAATAACTGCAATACAAATTATACGATAGAAAATATTTGGTAA
- a CDS encoding IS1 family transposase (programmed frameshift): MKCYKCQSLDKVKAGFTRGLQRYKCKNCGCFYSVESKSDVKSPEQRRLALEMYLEGMGFRAIGRVLNISYGTVYQWVKKWGESVSLPKSQEPIEIVELDEIHSYILNKKNYCWSWIAVDRFGKRYIDFVCGKRNTSTFKKLWNTLKDREINGFCSDYWKSYSELIPTEKHCESKAETFTVESYNSRIRHYLARFKRKTKCYSKKQFMLENSLKLLFLKLNKQLYILK, encoded by the exons ATGAAATGTTATAAATGTCAATCATTAGATAAAGTAAAAGCGGGTTTTACAAGAGGTTTACAAAGGTATAAATGCAAAAACTGTGGATGTTTTTATAGTGTTGAAAGTAAATCGGATGTAAAAAGTCCTGAGCAAAGGCGGCTTGCATTAGAAATGTATTTGGAAGGAATGGGATTTCGAGCTATTGGGAGAGTGTTGAATATCAGTTACGGAACGGTATATCAATGGGTGAAAAAGTGGGGAGAATCGGTTTCTTTGCCAAAATCTCAAGAACCTATAGAAATAGTAGAATTAGATGAAATTCACAGCTACATCCTAAATAAAAAAA ACTACTGTTGGAGCTGGATTGCTGTTGATAGATTTGGAAAGCGCTACATCGATTTTGTTTGTGGGAAAAGAAATACTTCCACTTTCAAAAAGCTCTGGAACACTTTAAAAGACAGGGAAATTAATGGTTTTTGCAGTGACTATTGGAAAAGTTATTCAGAATTAATTCCTACAGAGAAACATTGCGAATCAAAAGCGGAAACATTCACAGTTGAGAGCTATAATTCCAGAATAAGGCATTATTTAGCGAGATTCAAAAGGAAAACAAAATGTTACTCTAAAAAGCAGTTTATGCTGGAAAACTCTTTAAAGTTGCTTTTTCTAAAACTAAATAAACAATTATATATTTTAAAATAA
- a CDS encoding AAA family ATPase yields MKIKQIQIKNFRLLDNATVNIEDDLTLIVGKNNTGKTSLFEIINIFTQQTHDISFEDFSQSSYKTFKRLYKFYKEYYLTDINETRKEKSEILILKRIPKIKLIIQFEYDIEKDSLINLSEFITDLDESRNDATVLISYEPKESLNLFKSFNGEDGLIPWLKENLRSFYQLKCYAIDKDSEFRKEIDISFKNKIKQIVSFESIKASRNLDDVGKDKSKTLQTGFSDFYKESNKEDNSNVEDLETVLTDFSSKLDTKYKVVLDDILKEIKNFGIEPHVTIPPILLKSEFNSETILKNNIKYYYENGEIPLPENYNGLGYSNLIFLVLKVVSFIEKFKKTKAEDKAEFLTILIEEPEAHLHPQMQQVFIKQITKLIKETNISVQLIISSHSSHIIAEAGIDIDKGFDRIRYFNKIDNEIEINDFNNFKHKDNDKETFRFLKQYLNLHKCDIFFADKVIMVEGVTEKMLLPLMIDKVAPSLKNEYISILEVGGAYTQKFKEILHFIKIKTLVITDIDSVDVTNNEECKTDTDNAVTCNSTLKDWIPKKTTISELNECLKEEKFDGSLIRATYQIKESNENPYVARSLEEAIINKNLIFFKSEFTKEQITKKIKSYFTLINQHSSENLENKTCWELRPKSSSAKTNFTFDLMTFSEEETGLKWEVPLYIKEGLEWLANNNTPEI; encoded by the coding sequence ATGAAAATAAAGCAAATACAAATTAAGAATTTCAGATTACTAGATAATGCTACCGTCAATATAGAAGATGATTTAACTCTAATAGTAGGTAAGAATAATACCGGTAAAACTTCATTATTTGAAATTATAAATATCTTCACCCAACAAACCCACGACATTTCGTTTGAAGATTTTTCTCAAAGCTCATACAAGACATTTAAAAGGCTTTATAAATTCTATAAAGAATACTATTTGACTGACATTAATGAGACAAGAAAGGAAAAGTCCGAAATATTAATATTAAAACGCATACCAAAAATAAAATTGATTATTCAATTTGAATATGATATTGAAAAAGACTCTCTTATTAATCTAAGTGAATTTATTACGGATTTGGATGAAAGCAGAAATGATGCTACTGTTTTAATCAGTTATGAACCAAAAGAAAGCCTTAATTTATTTAAGTCATTTAATGGCGAAGATGGACTAATTCCTTGGTTAAAAGAAAATTTGAGATCATTTTATCAATTAAAATGCTATGCAATTGATAAAGATTCTGAGTTCAGAAAAGAAATTGATATAAGTTTTAAAAACAAAATTAAGCAGATTGTTTCTTTTGAATCTATAAAAGCCTCGAGGAATTTAGATGATGTTGGAAAAGATAAAAGTAAAACATTGCAAACCGGATTTTCTGATTTTTATAAAGAAAGTAATAAAGAGGATAATTCTAATGTAGAAGATTTAGAGACTGTTCTAACTGATTTCTCAAGTAAATTAGATACAAAATATAAAGTAGTTTTAGATGATATTTTAAAAGAGATAAAAAATTTCGGTATAGAGCCTCATGTTACGATCCCTCCAATTCTACTTAAATCGGAATTTAACTCTGAAACCATTTTAAAAAATAATATCAAATATTATTATGAAAACGGAGAAATACCATTGCCTGAAAATTATAATGGATTAGGCTATAGTAATTTAATTTTTTTAGTTCTTAAGGTGGTAAGCTTTATAGAAAAATTCAAGAAAACAAAGGCAGAAGATAAAGCTGAGTTTCTAACCATTTTAATTGAAGAACCCGAAGCCCATTTACATCCACAAATGCAACAGGTCTTTATTAAACAAATTACAAAACTTATAAAAGAAACAAATATATCCGTTCAATTGATAATCAGTTCTCATTCTTCTCATATAATTGCTGAAGCAGGTATAGACATAGATAAAGGATTTGATAGAATAAGATATTTCAATAAAATAGATAATGAAATTGAGATCAATGATTTTAACAACTTCAAACATAAAGATAACGATAAAGAAACCTTCAGGTTCTTAAAACAATATTTGAATTTGCACAAATGTGACATCTTTTTTGCAGATAAGGTAATAATGGTAGAAGGGGTTACAGAAAAGATGCTTTTGCCATTAATGATAGATAAAGTAGCACCAAGTTTAAAGAATGAATACATTTCTATATTAGAAGTTGGTGGAGCATATACTCAAAAATTTAAAGAAATATTACATTTTATAAAAATAAAAACATTAGTCATCACAGATATTGATTCAGTTGATGTAACCAATAACGAAGAATGTAAAACTGACACAGATAATGCTGTCACTTGTAATTCAACATTGAAAGATTGGATTCCCAAAAAGACCACAATCTCAGAATTAAATGAATGTCTTAAAGAAGAAAAATTTGATGGTAGCTTGATTAGGGCTACCTATCAAATTAAAGAAAGTAATGAGAATCCTTATGTTGCAAGAAGTTTAGAAGAGGCAATAATCAATAAAAATTTAATTTTTTTCAAATCTGAATTTACAAAAGAGCAGATAACAAAGAAAATCAAATCTTATTTCACTTTGATAAATCAACACTCTTCGGAAAATCTAGAAAATAAAACGTGTTGGGAACTAAGACCAAAAAGTTCTTCTGCAAAAACCAACTTTACTTTTGATTTAATGACTTTTAGTGAAGAAGAAACAGGCTTAAAATGGGAAGTTCCTTTATACATAAAAGAAGGATTAGAATGGTTAGCAAACAATAATACCCCTGAAATATGA